The DNA segment TGAGTTGCTTTTTACTTGTCAATGTGTTGTGTTGTATACTTGTTGCACAGTGAGCCTGCTCCGTCAGCAATGAGCGCACTGCATCATTTTGGGGCAGAGATGTTGCGTCTGTCGCGCGGCTTGGAAGCTTCTGCTGCAGCTAAGACATCCAAAGGGTATATAGCACTTAATGTTTGCTTCACATATTAAGGCATACTTAGCGAGtcaataagttttaattgcaTGTGAGAATTGGGTATTATGAAGCAAGTAGTTCTGTTCAATTAAGTTAGTCAAGATCGTTTTGCTCAAAGGAATGTGattaattttttcaatatataaaagtttagaAGACATGTAGATTTAATcaaaaaagattataaaaaagacTTAATGGACATTAATATGCTGAGTATGTCTTGGTTAATAAAACCCACACATGGCTTATAAGTGTATCAGATATTCAAGCATGAAAAAGAACCTTTTCGTAAGActagaaatattaaactaagcgctttgcatatatttaaagcaaaaaaaaaagcAAAGCGCTAAAGGAGCCAAATTCAAAACAAGGAAATTCGTTTCATGGGACACATCCTACGTTAAAGAAATACCCTACTAACAATTAAATGCCCTAATAAGGTTTTGTATGTTTGCCAGATTTAGAGTAGTAATCCGTCATATATCTTTCACAGAACCAATATATCCGATAAAGGCGGTATGCTTACACCAGGCTCGTTAAGCGTGTCATCCAGTTCACCGTCATCTATGTTACTAGACAAAAGACGACCGTCATCTACATGTGACCCTAACACACCACTACACCGCGCCAGAAGTGCTTCTGACGATGAAAGCAATGATGGTCTTCTAGCTCCAGTCACATTAACAGCAAAATCACGAAGTTCTGAAGATGGTCTACTTCTGCCTCCACCTTGCACTTGCCCATATTTTGGCTCAGACTCAACTCCCCCTCGGCGGACAACAGAAGTTATAATAGTTCCTGGTGGGGATATCAATGGATGTAACGGTTATCCTAGGAACGGAACTCAAAACTCTGAAGATTCTCCCAACTTTTTTAGACGCCCAAGTAGAGGTGCATCTTCTATAGTGACCTGGGAAGAGGCCAGAAGATTTCGACGTGGTTCAAGCTTTGGCGCTAGGACAGCTTTATCCACGCCGGTAAGAACTATTCGAAACCAAAGATCTATCAATTGTCGTCCGCAAGGGTCAACACCTACACTACAAAGACAAGCGCCCAGGACACATCATTCAAGAAATTCCAGTGTCATATCACGAAATTCATCTCGACATGGGAGAATACTGCGCCTAGAACAGAAAGCAACTAAAGTTCTTggagtagttttttttacatttgttgtGCTATGGGCGCCATTTTTCATTCTGAATATGGTACCAGCAGTATGTCCAGAATGTGAAAAGAGAATACCAATATGGGTATTCGATTGTGTACTTTGGTTGGGTTATGCCTCATCTATGGTGAATCCTATTTTctacacaatttttaataaggtgTTTAGACAGGCCTTCAAAAAAGTGCTTTTGTGTCAGTACTGTAAAAAAAGATAGCCAGCACCCTGGGAGCGTATCCGACCATCCTCTGATCCAGGGCTTGGAGCGCTCTCAGTAAATAGAAACGTAAGATCTCAATTTGTATGAACAGAGCTTTAAGTAAAAACGCTTTTAGGTAAAATTAGTACGTAGTTTTAaggaaaacacatttttttctagTCGTACTCtttaagatattgttttgAGTTACAATTCAGTTTTTGTACTGTAATTTATTtggtgttaatttattattataaatgaagcTTATCAATacacaaaatagttttatacaGTAGTGTAAAAGCAGACTTCTTGTTGCTACCCAAGAGTATATAAACAGCTTTGAGGTATACATTTCAAGGTACCGTGTTGTGTTGTGCAAACTAGCCACTTAAAAGAAAATTCCAACGCAGTAACtagaacaattttattatatatatttagcatACTACACTAAAGCTATGAATTTTTCTTTGTTGggtaaaagaaattattaaaccGTTAGTTGTGTTGTATAAAAACTGGTAATGTGTCATTTCCATTAcctgatttaataatatatctaaaaagaaaaatctttcAGCGTATGTCAttgtattatctataaaatgaaacaataccttattgttatgtaaattaattcacTATTAATTAGCATTATTGTTACAAAACTGAAAACTGTATTATTCTAGTCACATTAATGAGTCGCGATGAATTATGAATATGTAATTATAGTTAGTAATATTACTTAGAAGTGTATATCTGTTAAATGATTCCTTTGTTGTAACGCGATATTTGTCTTATTCtgaaaatacgtattttattaatttaagtatattttaatcaaataaatgtcGAATTAAAAATCCTGTATACTATCTGAAAACATCTTGTCTCAAGAAATGAGAATTTTGTACGAGGGATCTTTAGGTATAAATATATCCGATATAAACAAGAGCGAGgcatataaatagattttccTAATATAAACGTGTACCTACAGTTTAATGTAGaacagaatattttaatataataaagtagtaaattttatataatagtgtAAATGTCACgcaaaattctataaaaactattgtaaaaataattataaaatactgaGTATTAATAAACGCATTGGATcgtaactttttatttattttagtataattaactTCTTAGCTTCTTACCAACGAGGTCCTTCATGGCCCTTTCAATATAGAAAGGCaattgttagcttctaatatttatttaattaaattctaaacatttttatgaaacatattcttaagaatcttgctataagtgcgcatgtgcaatagttattcatttgactcgttcggttgtttacgaaatgttacgaattgactcgacgaagtgggatggtcgagtcggagtaGGGAAGTTGTGATTacaaaagaggttgtgacacatgagCTCGGGCTATTCctttgtacaagtttgaatttatacagttcacgtaaaatcagtgaagtaaattatagtgaatcaactaccgctaacacaATAGAAATTCAAAGTAATCTATATTGTCTCgtgagatatttttttccaacctATAATTCCAAATCGGAATCCTAATTCTCTGGGGTCGCACTGCCCAACCGTCGCTCCTTTGCGGGTATCTATGTGAATGTATCCATGTCAAGGAAAGTTGAAAAGGGCAAAGTTACGTTCGAATCGGGtctttgcaccaatggaattatctaaaattatatttaattattataaaattatagggGTGGACCGCTCTTAACATTTAGGGGGATAAATGTCGTCCGATTCGCAGAACTAACCGATTTTCTCACAAAATTTCACGAAAAGCGGTTGAGCCATTTCGAGGGAGTTTTACAAACACCGTgacaaaagatttttatatattagattaatGTTAAGCAAAATAGATAATGACACAAAGTATGATTGGCATTTACctacagtttttattttatttacgtgaAGCAACAATAACTGCAATTTGTTCCTAGAACAGTTGAATGACAACAATGTAAAAGctagcaaaaaaatatttaatttatttgattgagTAAACTGACCTTTGACTGAACACTCTAAATTtccaaaaaaactaaatagaaccaaaatataaaatgaataagcACTTTATTTTAAAGCCTTTGTTTTAGCCAACACAGCTTTTGAAATTTATActaacgtaaaaaaatattcaattatttatttttttataatccttgcatagttttaaattcaactTAATACCAGGCAAGcacttattattaaacttcCTATGCATTTTTAACAACCTAGAATAATTCAAACTAAATCAAAAGTATCGTATTGAACTACGCATGAAAAAGAATTGCAAAACTTGTATGCAAACAGCCATTTGACACGCGATACGATTAATGTTATCATTTCGTCTATTTATGACGAAGATAGATagaagtatatataataatgatagcgACATCAGAAATAGAGACATCAATTTTCCGATTCGGTAATGAAACTGACGTGATGGAGTGCTGGTTAAATTACGTAATTATCTGAGACTCGAATGCTTGACAGCTGTAAAGCATTCAAAATAagttctattttaattaatacggATTTATGCGCCCATACACAACCTTGAGTATGACATATGTGAGTACTATCGTGTACGGTATAATCGAAGGCAAGAACTGTACAAGGCCTTCCTGTATACAAGATATATACAAActcaaagtaaaaaatcatttattcatatagataacacaatgtacacttatgaacgtcaaaaaaataaaaattaaatgcttctaattttacatttactgcgagttctcaaatcaagggcgtagaactgaagagaagaactggcaagaaactctacgccactctttttaatcgccaagtttttatttatttatacaacgtttgtaaggagctgcagcTATAACAACATGTTCCACATGagatcttaagtaataaaaaataaattaaaaagaaagattTGTCTCACATTGTCAGCAACAGGTATGATGAAATAGGATACATGTTGCCTAAACCAccaatagataattaaatcaaaatttatttcatcatATAAGTAATTATGTATACTCACATCAACATCAATATCAAGAAGGAAGACCTATAgttacacataaaataatatataaggtCGCGAAGGCGCCTAAGTCGTTTGGAGATACGATACGATAAGATAGTAGCTACGTGTACTGGCAGTTGGTTCCACAAACAGGTGGAGTGCAACAGAAAGTGTCTAAAATGATCTGTGTGTATGTAATGCAACGTCAAGATGGAACGGATGGCATTTTGTATTCTTCCTCGACGTTCAATGCAGGAAAGCTTAAACCTGTCTCCTCCGAGAATTGCTACATTAAGtgaattaagattttttgttttaaaaatatagatactaaTTATTGCTTCAATTAATTAGATATCACAAGTAGGTATTTTTGAAATGCTAATTAAAGCACAGCTACACCAATCAGTCtcaatgaattattaattgaaatgtaGGGCTCATCACTATTGTCATGAAAGAATAGGTTTTTATTAGCAACGGCTTTAAGAATAGGGTTgctacattaatattttattttttatataatatcaactttaaatatttttataaaccttCTATTTTACTATTAGGCAGATACATGAGCAAGTTACAAAATCTCTCTTATGATCTAATGGATGAGCTGGATCGAGGGTTAAACGCTAATAGCGAAGAAAAAAGAGGAGATGAAGGTCGTAGATCGATTcccgatttaaaaaattgcttaGGGTTGTGAAGTATACAGGCGCTGAGTGAGGAAAGTGCACTAGGCGCCTCAGGCACTTCATAGGCTGGATTTAAAATGAAGTTTAAGTTGTATAGATGGCGGTGAATGGTGACCCTTCAGTAGATACTGACGgtaagttatattttcttaaaatatgatGGTGATATTTGAAAATGTTATTCATATCACGACATTTGCAAAATCCGAAATGTGAAAACACGTTGACAACCCTACGTATTCGGCGATTTTGATTGAAAACACACTTTTTGATTATGAGCAAGAATTTTGTGTTctaataatgaaaatgaagAGAAACAATGAGTCACAGTTTTggagttattattttataagggaGTAGCTATTTACTAAAAGTTTGTATGTTGCTTTTATTTTgtctaacaataaataaagatgCTGGCGTACTTGCCACCGACGCTGCAGAGTGCGTTTGTCGGTGTTCAAGATGCATTTCACTCTTCTCTTAAAGCACAAAGTTATATTGGTTGGAAAATACTAATAaaggtataataataaaactttattgattATAGAGATATGGCTGTGACAAAATCTATATAACGCTAGTCCCAACACTAGGGAGCCCCTCTGTTGTGTGTAACTAGATAACAGTTATtgttgaagtatttccaaaagaattcgacttagggttcaagaaagagcgtaccaattcttgtaaggccggcaacgcacttgcgagcgttctggcaatgtaagtaagtgtccatgggcggcggatcacttaacattaggtgagcctcgtGCCCGTTTGcttcctattacataaaaatatccgTGGAACAAAGTgcatgttaattttttttgtagtgataatcaatgtaaatattaaaatactcaGATGAACCTCACAAGTGTGCCGCGAACACACTGCAAAACTATAGACAGGACTAAACTAAATGtactattatatacaattcaaAGTTGATTGAAGTTACTATATTCAGTACAGGTATgaaagtttgttttaataataaaatctctaaCAGATACGTGAGGTTTATCTACTCAATGggtcaatattaattaataaagtttgtttGATTTCATCTCAGGACCTTCGTTGTGttacaataattgaaaaaGCACTATCttagttcttttgtttattattacagcCATTTACAGCTCATCGGACCTTGGTATGTTCGAACAAGAACTTGTATGATTGTCATGGCTTGGCCTGCTCAgcagtatattattatttacctttAGTTTTGCTTAATTTCCTTACTCTGCTGATAGAACGTCCAAAAAAAGTCTTCGGCTAAGTGACCATAGAACGCAACTTCTGACGATatctttagttttaataaataactatataagaataatatattacgGGATAATGTATCCTTGGCCAGAAGGCTAAAAGTGCCTTATAATACAAcctatttttcaaattatctACGACTGTCAACATACACTACGCGGAAAAGCGTTACTACAACTGTACAACATAATTCACAATAATAGGCCTAGTTACTGTTGACCTTGGAACTCAGTACTTAGTAATATGGCCGCAAAACTACttatttcacaaaaaaaatagtatttaatacatataaatttagttttatatgttaaattatagtattaaaaaatatattaatgaataatgttacataattattcTTCTTTCTTTAATCAGATTGCCTGGTCATGTTGATGTCGACACAGGTCCACTCACTTGGTTTCTAGCCTGAGCCTCAGAACCcgtattaatcaaaatataaaagatataatttaacaattttaagaaCTAAAGaacgtttattaaataacttccTTTTTAATGTTACAGTATTAAACTCATGTTCGTTTTTACAAACCAAGAAATATGCCTATAAAGGCTAACTTAAATGTCCGATTACACTAATTGACGAGAACataaacctcccctattctaATCCTTTGGGTAACAAAGCTTGGAGCTTTACCTTAATTACCTCGGGCCCTTCAAAGATTTCAATTATAACCGAGACCAGTTGCACGCTGAATAAAACATGACACTTGATTTTATACCCCGTTTTTAAGAGCTTGTTAAGTTGTATGAAGAGTGGAATTTTTTGAGGTGAATTCTTGATTTTGTATTCCAATAATATTGTGACATTGTTTTATAGAAAGCTAGCTATTGTTATGCCTATCGAATAGATTccatattattcataaaaacgaATTCAGCTTTTCGTATAGGGCAAGTACTCAGtatctctttctgtcaaatatCATTTACGCTGTAATGAAAAGAGATAGATAGATGAGGCAAAACTGAGCAGTTCGATCGATTTATTTCTTATGAGATATTGAAATTTTGAAGGAACTATTACAATAGAGCAGTCTTACTAGCAAGAAAGTTAACCAGTAGATTTTTCTAACATCTTTAGAAAACATAAGCTACATTTGTAActaaaagctttaaaaataaatgactgtaatctgaggccaagacccatCTAGGGAGGACCACTGAATTAATTGGATTTCATCTtggattaaattaatttacattccagattttcttatatatttttatacttatagGAAGAAACGCCACTTCCTCGAGCTTCTTTTGATTATTTCTCCAAAGTTATGCCTACAATATAACCTCAACAAATCAATTTATAAGTTGTATATCTTTTGGTACCCTAGATTGGTATAAAAATAcagtgttttttgttttaaattgtatcGAATGATCTGCCATTGACAAGTATAGTAGATCAATATAATCCTGACAGAATGAATGGTGCTGTCAGATAGATACGTCAATTGGCAGACTACAGATACAATATTTCATTCGCGATATCCCCTCTCTGATTTATATCTATCGTAAAGCTTTACAGTGAATTATAGAAATGGAACATGTACTAAGTTTATACAAGTATTTATACAAGtcaaattctatttatttgtttaaaaactaattccTTTAAAATGCCACGACTCGAAACGTTGTCGAATTACGGACGTTATATTTCACGGAAAGTTTTGACTCTGTTTCTTACTATAATTTATTCGTCGTAGAAACGTTGATGTCTTACCACGAGCCAACCTCGTCTAGCTCAATATACCAAGGCAGATAGGGCGATCTCAGAATGGCCATCTGTATTAAGGGTCATCACAAAAAAACTCCTGCCCGCAGAGAACTAGCGATGAACGGTTGTCAGTGTGGGCGCGGACAAAGCTCTGCTGTCTGCTCTGTAGAGAGAGCTCTAGACAGGACACGATGCCGGACTATTGGCGGCGCCGTAGGGTACATAACTCTCTGCCTCAAGTCGCACCGCGGGTGTATGCATAATCCATTGttctacattaaaataaactaaaacaagaaaaaaatgttaaatttaagtatttatgtaattcacaatattatcaatgcaaactaaaacatataaaatagtgttaaataaatactatgcctacattttttattaatacatgaTTATAAATCGCTCGATGTTTTGCGAACCAGTAAGATTATGTGATATTAGAATATAGTATTACTATCACTAATATATTCTGAGCTCATCAGGTATATCCTTACATGTGGAAACACAAAAGTCTGTGGAATTATTAAGGCATTTCGTGTTTGAACCtgcatacattaatttaaaatcaaaatgcgATCGGAACCTTTTTCGTTTGAATCTGTTTCAGTGGTTTACCTTTGTTACTTACTTTGCTAAGGTCTAGGGAATTCCGTGAATATTATGTTCTATTGGACTTTGTGTGCTatttgcttatttatttaataataccaaCGTACTGTTTTGTTGTTTACGTTGTTATCTATGGGTGATTTCACTAAAATGCttaaattgtatgtttaatgaaatctgaaaagataattttttacttacattttaatgtattcaccaattttaacgaaaattatttacaataacctTATTAAATAGGCGTTGTAATTGTACAGAggctaattatatttatttatttttgacatgAGTACATCACATATTTTTAGAAGGAATTACATCAAACTCGACGTGTTTTCCACACTTCGAGTTTGATGTAATTCCGATTATGTCATACgcgtttatatttgttaaagatatattttaatatatgattaTGTATaccatatctatataaatgtaactttaACACTACAGCTTCATAATCTAttggttaaattaaaactcttaaaataataatataagtatatccagaaaaatttataataatcatgCCACAGTTTACGGCCAAGTCGTAACAGATTTTACGAACCTGTCTGAAATTAACACGCAAAGGGTTTTACTATCAGACCGggttttaaatcaaattcaacaCATTAAGCGACTAatgtataactttttaatgcattttatttttatatttaagtaaccATTATAAAACAAGGCATTCATAGCATGAACAGCTTCCCGTAGAAACATGATTGCATTTTGACTATCGTTCTGAACAGAAATTTACCGTAAGAATGTTTTTCATCCAATTCTTAATCATACATTTCTCGAACACAGCTATTATAAAAGAGAAGAACGAAGAAcacgttatttaaaattattgaataattttcacaATAAGTATACGATCACGATAAAAACTTGCTTCCCATGTTTAAAGTTCTTCGAACGTATATGTCGCTCAAAATGTGTAAATATATTCAGGCTTGCAACTTGCAACAAGATTAAGTGTCCGTTGCGAGAGGACGTGAAATGAATATTGGGATAACGTtgatattataacaaaaacttttatattttctttttagtttaaCGAGCCTTCAGGTAGTTAGAACCTTAGGAGCTTGAATGAATTATACTAGTATATTTAcgttaattttacatatatgtatatcgtagttttgttttattcactTTGTAGTTTTACAGAACATTATATTACAAGTATTATATATGAGACATAAATGGTTTAGATTTTCTTGCTTTTTAAggcataatacataataatgtcTGTACTGGAAGTAAGTCTTGTTCTTGATCCAGCTTTTCCAACcaatttatgatatttaaccattcgtattattaaatagttgTAGTAGTTTGTTAATAGTAGCACTACTACAACTTACcaaatacctttttttagattttttaaaataattaatttgcaaatgaaaattgaattaatttattaaaaaacttaattaaaagattagcacaaaaataaattacttagaGACGCGTGGGCAAGCATTGTGCTTAAAATAgaaagctttatttaaaagatcGTTAAGCTCAGAATGACTTTTTAAACGTGAACTAATTTACCGCGTTTGTTGCCATGGTTACGATCTTACTTCCATTTAGAAAGAAGGCGTGCAAAACACaatattacacaattttataatatgccCGAGagattctttttaattttgagattattatatctatttttcCACGAAATTCATAATTAGTTTATggattagtttaatataatggTAGTCCACCAAATAAATCTAagatgatatttaaaattgttacgGTGTATAGTCTTCCTTCCagttcaatataaatttatacataatgtatGTTATACGTATTGTATAACGCGGTGTCAAG comes from the Pieris brassicae chromosome 4, ilPieBrab1.1, whole genome shotgun sequence genome and includes:
- the LOC123708390 gene encoding 5-hydroxytryptamine receptor 2A-like gives rise to the protein MNETYDTSADDVTWILSNYSFGNGTISEVDANNWWALIALVLVVCTAAGNVLVCLAIYLERRLQNVTNYFLMSLAITDLLVAVLVMPVGILTLVRGYFPLPAVYCLVWVCLDVLLCTASIMHLCTISVDRYLSLRYPMRFGRNKTRKRVTIKIMFVWILSTAMSLPLSLMYSKNEESVLIGGSCQIPDPLYKAIGSVISFYIPLGVMLLTYALTVQLLARQRKGLGQGWAAGWLGGVPIERRCTWKRFLSPRSGTPQHSAASTETELPPIDTRDLWIQDSSEPAPSAMSALHHFGAEMLRLSRGLEASAAAKTSKGTNISDKGGMLTPGSLSVSSSSPSSMLLDKRRPSSTCDPNTPLHRARSASDDESNDGLLAPVTLTAKSRSSEDGLLLPPPCTCPYFGSDSTPPRRTTEVIIVPGGDINGCNGYPRNGTQNSEDSPNFFRRPSRGASSIVTWEEARRFRRGSSFGARTALSTPVRTIRNQRSINCRPQGSTPTLQRQAPRTHHSRNSSVISRNSSRHGRILRLEQKATKVLGVVFFTFVVLWAPFFILNMVPAVCPECEKRIPIWVFDCVLWLGYASSMVNPIFYTIFNKVFRQAFKKVLLCQYCKKR